GGTCCCTTTTTAATAACTAGAGTTTTTCGattcaattaattgaattagCTTGAGTTAtacaatgagaaaaatgagaaaCGTTATCAATATGCTCTTTACTCATTATTTTTAACAAGTTTTAAAATGACATGAATTACACTAATTCTTATTTGATACACATTTTCCTAATATTGATagtttgaataataataataataaatgtgttaaaaaaattaaaattagattcCTAAGATGCAATTCTATACGTAGGTTTTCCTATccaagagcacaaaatttctaCATTTTAACTTCCACTCCATGTAGCCTTCACCTAATAAGTTTAGTAGGCTTCACCTAATGAATACATTGATCATGCACACAACATCAATTATTACCTTCTTCCTATGACTGTGACAATGCACaggaatataaaatattaaataaatataaaacattactATTACATTTGgacaaaaatattcttatttaatattctCTCCATCCTATTCTTTTGACATTTTAGTATcattttatttgtcattttataacattaataaaaaaaattctattacaTCTTTAACcatgtaatatttattatagaatgaaaaaaaataagagagagtgtaattaaaatgaaaactaGGAGATGTATTAAAAACTTATGTAGTACtagtattttttatgaaaagtaatagtaatttcatttataaatttcTACACAGAATCTTAAacctcaaataatattttattattagttattttggTCATCAtaactaataactaatatttttttggtgataATCTCTATCTCCATAAAAAAAGACATacatttttagttaaattttatttcataattatattttttttttcatcacctaattcaaattcaagatttttcttaaaaatacttAACCTCCAACGAGCAATTTGACTAATTGCAACTCCAATCATGAAGAATGAAGTGAGTTATGCCTAATACAATACAACGTACGTAGAATTGAACTGGATTTCTTATCTTAATTAAATCAACTGGATATCtaattagatattaatttaTCTCACAACCCACTTTCTCCTACATAATAGTATAAACGAGTTTCCAGTATAGTAGAGCAGGATAAAATATCACGGGATCgaattgaattaagatatttgaAAAGCAAAGCTAAGaagaaatgagaaaataaaaaggatagcATATCATATGATATCAGAAGTGAGTGTCTCATAATGGAAGCATAACAGCGAAGTGatccaaagaagaagaaggatgcAGGAGAACTACTCATACCAATCGTATCCAGATTCCGGCGAGTCCTCACCACGATCCAGAGAGATAGACTTCGACAACCCTCCTCCATGGGACGACCAAAACTACAAAGCCAAGTTCATGTGCAGCTACGGCGGCAAGATCCTCCCTCGCTCCCACGACAACCAGCTCTCCTACGTCGCCGGCGAGACCAAAATTCTCGCCGTCGACCGCTCCATCAAGTTCTCCGCCATGCTCGCCAAACTCTCCGCCCTCTGCGACGCCCCAgacaacaacaacctcacctTCAAGTACCAGCTTCCCGGCGAAGACCTCGACGCCCTCATCTCCGTCACCAACGACGACGACCTCGATCACATGATGCACGAATACGATCGCCTCTATCGCGCTTCCGCTAGACCCTCCCGCATGCGACTATTCCTCTTTCCCTCCGATACTCTTCCTTCCCCTCCACCTGCTGCTTCTGCTCCACACGATTCGGTTATCAAACCTAATAACGTCGATTTTCTCTTCGGTCTCCAGCCTCAGCCACCACCTATTGATGTCAAATTCAATGATCCGCTGCCGGAGCCCGTGGCGCCGCCGCCGGAGCATCCGTTGCGATTCAATTTTAACCCTGCGGTCTCGGATCCGAGCGCGATTCAGCGCCAGTTGCAGCAACTGCAAATTGCGGAGAACGAGCAAGCTGCGCATCGGAGGAAGGGTGAGGATAATTACCCCGCCGGTGATTACTACGTTCAAAAAGTGCCTGAGAAGTTCCCCCCACCGAATTTTCTGGCAAGCTCGCCGGGTTATTGGCCTGAAAAACATGTTTCCGGCGACGTTTATCCTCCGGCTGTGACGGCTACGTCCGGCGGAGGGGAACCGTCGGTTTATATGGTTCCGGCGCCGGGGACGTTCTATCATGCACCGGTTATGCGGCCTCCACCTCCAGCAACTCAGGGATACTACACCGTGCAACGAATGGGTTCCGATAATTACCGTGAAGCGCCGGTGTACGGCGGTGTTCCGCCGCCAAAAGCGGCGGTTCCGGCGAGTATGGCGCCAGCCCAGCAGCCGATTAAGGCTCCCGCGTATACGGAAGGATTCGGAATGGTTCGGCCAGGTGGGATAGTGGATAATACTGGTGTTCCGTACGCGCAGGTGGCGTACGATAGTGGAAGTGGGAGACAGGTTTATTATACTGCGCCCGGTGGTGGTGTAACGCACGCTCCTCCGTACCATGGGGTTTTTCCGCCCGTAACCGCTGATATGAGACTGGGAGGGGTTTCGTTTGGTCAGGATGTTAAAGTCATAAGCAAGCTTACCCAAGGTTCAGTCTGATCATTAtcgaacaaaaaaataaaaataatagttcagtatgattatgattatggttatcgctaaatatgttttttttttttgctatcttGTTCGTAATCCTATTTATGTAATAGGAATACTATTAGCTTTTAGTTTTTCGCTTGCTATTGTTGTACACAATGTTGCCGATGATGGTTATAACTTATACCATGTTATTCCTATGGTTTTGTGTAGACTTCTTTCTGTGCTGCTAATTTGTGTcttgataatgttttttttctttttaagttttaacagtTATACTTGAATTAATTCCCAAGATTTCATTATCTTATATATATGGTGTGTGTGACATCAGAATGCTTGTCCCGCATAATTCGACCGCCATGGATAAGGGCTTGTCAAATGTTGAATCATGCTCTTCCTTCTCTCATCTCTATCTTTAGCAATGATGTTTTCGGTGCTTACTTTCTTGGTACTAGTTGGTATGATCTCCTAGGTTCTTTGGTGCcccatattatatattatatgtacCTTCGATTAACGAAGAAACACTACTAAACATCCTTTAATGATCACGCCGATATCTGGCCATTATTACGCCATCATGTTTAAGAAATCATAccgtaaaaagaaaaagaacgtGATAGGCATTTCCACTCTTCTCGCCTATTTACGTCTAATCATACCCTGTCTTTGTTTGGCCTCTAGAGATCTGcttcaacaatataatatatgccgataacaaatttttttaagaaaattggaAGTTTATCTACCAATAAGATGTTTGGCCtctacttattttaatttaataaaataaataaatttacactTTTCCACTTTATAAATCTATTCTTTTTATTGTTTGCTACCCTTCAATTGAGTTTAGAATCATATCCCCCTATTAAGACTCTCAAAATTTGATATTGAAGGTCATGATTAAAAGTTtcctcttttctttgaaaaacagtTACCATCATTTGAAGTTCTTTCTATTGAACATTGATCAGTTAAGGTAACTTAGAAGAGCTTTTCGCATATTCAAATGCTATTTGTTGGAGGgtcttcctttttctctttaaagccgtcaatttattgtttttaactttaaaatgacattttatttattatcattaatcaCAGTAATCAGTATAttaatcaacttgatctgtTCTTATGATCGCATGTTAACTTATACTAATTAAGAGGTATCGCTGATATTGAAAAAAGAGTTCAGACAATGTGAAGTTTTAAAAAGATCATTCGGTGAAAACCTATGAAGCATCGAAATGGACACCGGACACGACACGGATACAGACACGTGGACATCtgtaatgtccaaaatatagaACGTAGTATGGATGTCATGTCGGTATCGGATACTGACACAGACGCGTGTCAGACACCGGACACGACAAGGAACTGGAGTGTCCGTATTTCATAGGTGAAAATAGATGAATAATCAAAAAGTTGTTCAAAATGACAGAAAGGGCGTTCACATCCGGAAATTAAAGAATTGTCATGGTCTTGGTCCACCTTCTATCCTAGACTTTGAGTGTGCATCAAAGGTTACACAAGGGAACAAAAGTGTTGCAATCACACCTCTGATATTATGGCCAATTAAGATAATTTTGGATAGAACCTttttgatttcccatatagATATAGTACCAGCGTTTGACGTGTGCTCCGGGTTTAGTTAGACGCTCACAtccaaaatgataattatttcgCTATgctagaaaaaacaaaaaggggagCCATAACAGGTGGAAATTTCGTTTTTCCAATACCATCCATGTGTGCGTTTTCTCGAGAATCAAACGCCCATGATTGCCCCCACCACATCTTCCTTTGAATTTAAGTAGAAGGGTGAGTCTCTTTCACCCCATtttttcttcaacattcattatAGCTTCACACTAGCACAAGTCGCTGTTTTGATGACATACTTCGAGGCACCGTGGCGCAGGCGCCAATCTGTGTTGGAAAGGTGGAGGGAGTTGTtactatattttgattattttttatataaataaatgacaaCAAGTATCTTATAGAAATtgctttaaaaactaaaaatgcaaaacattattaagagtttaattttatatactgtaagtataaatatatttaataaatatgtgaCACAAGCAAAGCAGCTAACTGCTTGTTAGCGTTCCTTACTAAAATACTAAATTCATGACTTAGTGTATGTTTTGGATTGTTGTTTACAAGCACCAAACATCTGTTTACTTTCCATTGTACAcaattgaacatttttttaaacacacCCTTAATCATCTGCTTTATAATTGCACCCACTTATTTAACTTCgctgttgtttttcttttatttactaaaatagtTTAAGAAACTTCACATAAGCGAAAATTTTTGCATAAAGTAAATTACTAAACTTGATCACTAAATTggcttttatatttatattttatctggtaagaaaaaaaaaatgttctaagAATTCATGCCTGTGACAGTTTAGTAACTGTCTATGtttaatttgacatttttttcaatctaatAACTAACCGGTATGATTACATGATgccatatataatatatttattctaaaattgtATGATATGATATTCTTAAAGTACGTGTAAATGTcatgaatattaaatttatgcAGTGTAAATAAGACTCTTCTACGTTTAGAACTAAATTTGTCAATTGAATCACACATGATAGTCAtctattttctaatttaatacAATATTTAACACAAATTTCTGAAGTAAACCAAAACAAAAGCTGTGTATTAATATTCTTTATATTAACGAAGTGAAAAAGAGATGGAAAAATGGGTAGTTACTACTAAGCAAGGTGGGCAAACAATAAAAGAGAAGCATGTtagcaaattatatattttaaaagaataaagttaTAACTTATTAACACATTTCTTAAAAACAAACAGATATAGACTAGCTAGGAAATTCCAGAAACatgatttgaaagaaatgaaaggtgAGGTTAATAACTACACCATGAGCAGTTGGCTGTTGAACTGCAAAAGGTCTTTATCCATAAATAAGTAATAGATCATTAATTAGTTCAGGATGCCATCCAACTGTCAGAACACAAGGTTATATGGAAATGGGACACATATTGAAGCCATGTTTCTGAATGTAGGAGAGTCATTGCTGAGTAAGATCAAACCAAATTCCAGTTGTCAAGTCAAGCAAGAAGGGAGAAAATAGCTAAATGATTCTCCTTAACCAGGTCAATATAAGAGAAACAGGACTAGTAGTTTCTTGCAAATTACAACTTTGAATTAGACCCTACACCAGGCTTACGCTATACAagctttaaatataatatgatgaTTGAGTTTGTTTCGATTTAATCAGGTTGAAagttttgaatttcaatatcaaaccaaaaaaaaaaaaaaatcaattcaattactCAACTCATTAACTCAATATCAAATTGATCAGTAGTTTTCTTTCATCTTCCGCCCCTCTCTTATCTAAGGTCGACACAGCGTATctggtgtttttattttttatttatatttttttgacggGGCGTATCTGGTGtctttgtttaaattataaaatgtgttcatcttttgtatttgtttttatttatttatatatgtcgtttttctattttataattcttCATGAAGCTTCCTAGAAGTCTGTGAAGAAATTGTATAAACTTCAAAATATAAACTTGGGGTGATTAGAtgttattttagtaaaaacttaaaataattgaaGTGTTATCAAATTTTAAGGTTATAgctgtataaaaaatttaaagtttttttttacagtaaaaaaaaattaaggttatGCCACACTGCAGAGCTTAATTGACTAATGGCAATAACAAGGACCCTACAGTTGGATTTGAATGCCGCTTTTGTGGGCTTTATAAAAAGCACTATACAGTAAAGACCCTGAATTTGGGCTACT
The nucleotide sequence above comes from Glycine soja cultivar W05 chromosome 11, ASM419377v2, whole genome shotgun sequence. Encoded proteins:
- the LOC114376391 gene encoding formin-like protein 20, with protein sequence MQENYSYQSYPDSGESSPRSREIDFDNPPPWDDQNYKAKFMCSYGGKILPRSHDNQLSYVAGETKILAVDRSIKFSAMLAKLSALCDAPDNNNLTFKYQLPGEDLDALISVTNDDDLDHMMHEYDRLYRASARPSRMRLFLFPSDTLPSPPPAASAPHDSVIKPNNVDFLFGLQPQPPPIDVKFNDPLPEPVAPPPEHPLRFNFNPAVSDPSAIQRQLQQLQIAENEQAAHRRKGEDNYPAGDYYVQKVPEKFPPPNFLASSPGYWPEKHVSGDVYPPAVTATSGGGEPSVYMVPAPGTFYHAPVMRPPPPATQGYYTVQRMGSDNYREAPVYGGVPPPKAAVPASMAPAQQPIKAPAYTEGFGMVRPGGIVDNTGVPYAQVAYDSGSGRQVYYTAPGGGVTHAPPYHGVFPPVTADMRLGGVSFGQDVKVISKLTQGSV